A genomic window from Macaca mulatta isolate MMU2019108-1 chromosome 19, T2T-MMU8v2.0, whole genome shotgun sequence includes:
- the PEAK3 gene encoding protein PEAK3 isoform X3, producing the protein MSSPETPTEPPEPDDPTWSTQPTYSNLGEIRAHLLPSKACRPRTPGSCSTDPQPLPPPLPKKILTRTQSLPNRRTSHASSIQVQLPRRPFLGSHSVDKSQAEVGPACPPAELTFGLTDAPLGLSLRNLHSPEAVHAALAAQQLQGLHAIYARLRARFMGGHPGPCRPGHGFRLLDSSPCAESGDALYYRVVRVHDDAWHILVAKVPKPGADVPHPWGLELQASLSPHFNLQGLCGVVPEGTLPGAPWRGAVALAAEVPERTVAQWLVEACTQPPEEFVWAVALVLLQLSAALEFLEAWGAALVELRPENLLLAAPRGCAATGHARLLLADFGRVCLQPPGPPGSPGPHAPQLGSLLREMLGLAAPSTTPLTAGLERLAAQLTRLQPSASRTRGALQALLWGPGPEVRGRGAPVGPWLRALGPWLRLRRGLLVLRLAERAAGGEAPSLEDWLCCEYLAEATESSMGQALALLWD; encoded by the exons ATGAGCAGCCCGGAGACTCCCACAGAGCCCCCCGAGCCCGACGACCCCACCTGGTCGACTCAGCCCACATATAGCAACCTCG GTGAGATCCGTGCCCACCTGCTGCCCTCCAAGGCCTGCCGCCCCCGGACCCCTGGGTCCTGCTCCACCGACCCacagcccctgcccccacccctgcccaagAAAATCCTAACCCGGACCCAGTCACTGCCCAACCGCAGGACCTCCCATGCCAGTTCCATCCAAGTACAGCTGCCTCGGAGGCCCTTTCTGGGGTCCCACAGTGTGGACAAGagccaggctgaggtgggaccaGCTTGTCCCCCTGCAGAGCTGACCTTTGGCCTGACTGATGCCCCGCTGGGCCTCTCTCTCCGCAATCTGCACAGTCCAGAGGCTGTGCACGCTGCATTGGCTGCCCAGCAACTGCAGGGCCTCCATGCCATCTATGCCCGGCTCCGTGCCCGGTTCATGGGGGGCCACCCCGGGCCCTGCCGCCCTGGCCACGGCTTCCGCCTCCTGGACAGCTCGCCCTGCGCAGAGAGCGGGGATGCCCTGTACTACCGCGTGGTACGCGTGCATGACGACGCCTGGCACATCCTGGTCGCCAAG GTACCCAAGCCCGGGGCGGACGTGCCCCACCCGTGGGGCCTGGAGCTGCAGGCCTCCCTGTCTCCACACTTCAATCTGCAGGGGTTGTGTGGCGTGGTGCCTGAAGGCACACTGCCCGGGGCGCCCTGGAGAGGCGCGGTGGCGCTGGCAGCGGAGGTGCCGGAGCGCACGGTGGCGCAGTGGCTGGTGGAGGCCTGCACGCAGCCGCCGGAGGAGTTCGTGTGGGCCGTGGCCCTGGTGCTGCTGCAGCTGAGCGCGGCCCTGGAGTTCCTGGAGGCGTGGGGCGCGGCCCTGGTCGAGTTGCGGCCAGAGAACTTGTTGCTGGCGGCACCTCGGGGCTGTGCGGCGACTGGGCATGCGCGCCTACTCCTCGCTGACTTTGGCCGCGTCTGTCTGCAGCCCCCCGGACCCCCGGGCTCCCCGGGCCCCCACGCGCCGCAGCTGGGCAGCCTCCTCCGCGAGATGCTCGGCCTTGCTGCGCCCTCGACCACGCCTTTGACCGCGGGCCTGGAGCGCCTGGCAGCACAGTTGACCCGCTTGCAGCCCTCGGCGTCCCGGACGCGGGGCGCGCTGCAGGCGCTGCTCTGGGGGCCGGGGCCTGAGGTGCGCGGCCGCGGAGCGCCGGTCGGTCCCTGGCTCAGGGCGCTCGGGCCCTGGCTGCGGTTGCGCCGTGGGCTGCTGGTCCTGCGCCTGGCAGAGCGGGCCGCAGGTGGGGAAGCGCCCAGCCTCGAGGACTGGCTGTGTTGCGAATACCTGGCCGAGGCCACCGAGTCCTCTATGGGCCAGGCCCTGGCGCTGCTGTGGGACTGA
- the PEAK3 gene encoding protein PEAK3 isoform X2 codes for MSSPETPTEPPEPDDPTWSTQPTYSNLGEQLPGEPWAGGPSPLSLPAGEIRAHLLPSKACRPRTPGSCSTDPQPLPPPLPKKILTRTQSLPNRRTSHASSIQVQLPRRPFLGSHSVDKSQAEVGPACPPAELTFGLTDAPLGLSLRNLHSPEAVHAALAAQQLQGLHAIYARLRARFMGGHPGPCRPGHGFRLLDSSPCAESGDALYYRVVRVHDDAWHILVAKVPKPGADVPHPWGLELQASLSPHFNLQGLCGVVPEGTLPGAPWRGAVALAAEVPERTVAQWLVEACTQPPEEFVWAVALVLLQLSAALEFLEAWGAALVELRPENLLLAAPRGCAATGHARLLLADFGRVCLQPPGPPGSPGPHAPQLGSLLREMLGLAAPSTTPLTAGLERLAAQLTRLQPSASRTRGALQALLWGPGPEVRGRGAPVGPWLRALGPWLRLRRGLLVLRLAERAAGGEAPSLEDWLCCEYLAEATESSMGQALALLWD; via the exons ATGAGCAGCCCGGAGACTCCCACAGAGCCCCCCGAGCCCGACGACCCCACCTGGTCGACTCAGCCCACATATAGCAACCTCGGTGAGCAGCTCCCCGGGGAGCCCTGGGCCGGGGGC CCCTCCCCACTGTCTCTCCCTGCAGGTGAGATCCGTGCCCACCTGCTGCCCTCCAAGGCCTGCCGCCCCCGGACCCCTGGGTCCTGCTCCACCGACCCacagcccctgcccccacccctgcccaagAAAATCCTAACCCGGACCCAGTCACTGCCCAACCGCAGGACCTCCCATGCCAGTTCCATCCAAGTACAGCTGCCTCGGAGGCCCTTTCTGGGGTCCCACAGTGTGGACAAGagccaggctgaggtgggaccaGCTTGTCCCCCTGCAGAGCTGACCTTTGGCCTGACTGATGCCCCGCTGGGCCTCTCTCTCCGCAATCTGCACAGTCCAGAGGCTGTGCACGCTGCATTGGCTGCCCAGCAACTGCAGGGCCTCCATGCCATCTATGCCCGGCTCCGTGCCCGGTTCATGGGGGGCCACCCCGGGCCCTGCCGCCCTGGCCACGGCTTCCGCCTCCTGGACAGCTCGCCCTGCGCAGAGAGCGGGGATGCCCTGTACTACCGCGTGGTACGCGTGCATGACGACGCCTGGCACATCCTGGTCGCCAAG GTACCCAAGCCCGGGGCGGACGTGCCCCACCCGTGGGGCCTGGAGCTGCAGGCCTCCCTGTCTCCACACTTCAATCTGCAGGGGTTGTGTGGCGTGGTGCCTGAAGGCACACTGCCCGGGGCGCCCTGGAGAGGCGCGGTGGCGCTGGCAGCGGAGGTGCCGGAGCGCACGGTGGCGCAGTGGCTGGTGGAGGCCTGCACGCAGCCGCCGGAGGAGTTCGTGTGGGCCGTGGCCCTGGTGCTGCTGCAGCTGAGCGCGGCCCTGGAGTTCCTGGAGGCGTGGGGCGCGGCCCTGGTCGAGTTGCGGCCAGAGAACTTGTTGCTGGCGGCACCTCGGGGCTGTGCGGCGACTGGGCATGCGCGCCTACTCCTCGCTGACTTTGGCCGCGTCTGTCTGCAGCCCCCCGGACCCCCGGGCTCCCCGGGCCCCCACGCGCCGCAGCTGGGCAGCCTCCTCCGCGAGATGCTCGGCCTTGCTGCGCCCTCGACCACGCCTTTGACCGCGGGCCTGGAGCGCCTGGCAGCACAGTTGACCCGCTTGCAGCCCTCGGCGTCCCGGACGCGGGGCGCGCTGCAGGCGCTGCTCTGGGGGCCGGGGCCTGAGGTGCGCGGCCGCGGAGCGCCGGTCGGTCCCTGGCTCAGGGCGCTCGGGCCCTGGCTGCGGTTGCGCCGTGGGCTGCTGGTCCTGCGCCTGGCAGAGCGGGCCGCAGGTGGGGAAGCGCCCAGCCTCGAGGACTGGCTGTGTTGCGAATACCTGGCCGAGGCCACCGAGTCCTCTATGGGCCAGGCCCTGGCGCTGCTGTGGGACTGA
- the PEAK3 gene encoding protein PEAK3 isoform X1: protein MLFPATSCPLRAGRGGGGRSWWGSVAQMPPPHPGLRSDSWPDVFLSAAGARSDPSCEARGCGHWEFVPQDPSSPRGHASLEGEIRAHLLPSKACRPRTPGSCSTDPQPLPPPLPKKILTRTQSLPNRRTSHASSIQVQLPRRPFLGSHSVDKSQAEVGPACPPAELTFGLTDAPLGLSLRNLHSPEAVHAALAAQQLQGLHAIYARLRARFMGGHPGPCRPGHGFRLLDSSPCAESGDALYYRVVRVHDDAWHILVAKVPKPGADVPHPWGLELQASLSPHFNLQGLCGVVPEGTLPGAPWRGAVALAAEVPERTVAQWLVEACTQPPEEFVWAVALVLLQLSAALEFLEAWGAALVELRPENLLLAAPRGCAATGHARLLLADFGRVCLQPPGPPGSPGPHAPQLGSLLREMLGLAAPSTTPLTAGLERLAAQLTRLQPSASRTRGALQALLWGPGPEVRGRGAPVGPWLRALGPWLRLRRGLLVLRLAERAAGGEAPSLEDWLCCEYLAEATESSMGQALALLWD, encoded by the exons ATGCTGTTCCCGGCTACATCCTGTCCTCTGAGGGCGGGCAGGGGAGGGGGCGGCCGCAGTTGGTGGGGAAGTGTTGCCCAAatgcccccgccccaccccgggCTGCGGTCTGACAGTTGGCCGGACGTTTTCCTGTCAGCTGCCGGCGCTAGGTCAGACCCCTCCTGCGAGGCCAGGGGCTGTGGCCATTGGGAGTTCGTCCCCCAGGACCCCTCCTCCCCCAGAGGGCACGCCAGTCTTGAAG GTGAGATCCGTGCCCACCTGCTGCCCTCCAAGGCCTGCCGCCCCCGGACCCCTGGGTCCTGCTCCACCGACCCacagcccctgcccccacccctgcccaagAAAATCCTAACCCGGACCCAGTCACTGCCCAACCGCAGGACCTCCCATGCCAGTTCCATCCAAGTACAGCTGCCTCGGAGGCCCTTTCTGGGGTCCCACAGTGTGGACAAGagccaggctgaggtgggaccaGCTTGTCCCCCTGCAGAGCTGACCTTTGGCCTGACTGATGCCCCGCTGGGCCTCTCTCTCCGCAATCTGCACAGTCCAGAGGCTGTGCACGCTGCATTGGCTGCCCAGCAACTGCAGGGCCTCCATGCCATCTATGCCCGGCTCCGTGCCCGGTTCATGGGGGGCCACCCCGGGCCCTGCCGCCCTGGCCACGGCTTCCGCCTCCTGGACAGCTCGCCCTGCGCAGAGAGCGGGGATGCCCTGTACTACCGCGTGGTACGCGTGCATGACGACGCCTGGCACATCCTGGTCGCCAAG GTACCCAAGCCCGGGGCGGACGTGCCCCACCCGTGGGGCCTGGAGCTGCAGGCCTCCCTGTCTCCACACTTCAATCTGCAGGGGTTGTGTGGCGTGGTGCCTGAAGGCACACTGCCCGGGGCGCCCTGGAGAGGCGCGGTGGCGCTGGCAGCGGAGGTGCCGGAGCGCACGGTGGCGCAGTGGCTGGTGGAGGCCTGCACGCAGCCGCCGGAGGAGTTCGTGTGGGCCGTGGCCCTGGTGCTGCTGCAGCTGAGCGCGGCCCTGGAGTTCCTGGAGGCGTGGGGCGCGGCCCTGGTCGAGTTGCGGCCAGAGAACTTGTTGCTGGCGGCACCTCGGGGCTGTGCGGCGACTGGGCATGCGCGCCTACTCCTCGCTGACTTTGGCCGCGTCTGTCTGCAGCCCCCCGGACCCCCGGGCTCCCCGGGCCCCCACGCGCCGCAGCTGGGCAGCCTCCTCCGCGAGATGCTCGGCCTTGCTGCGCCCTCGACCACGCCTTTGACCGCGGGCCTGGAGCGCCTGGCAGCACAGTTGACCCGCTTGCAGCCCTCGGCGTCCCGGACGCGGGGCGCGCTGCAGGCGCTGCTCTGGGGGCCGGGGCCTGAGGTGCGCGGCCGCGGAGCGCCGGTCGGTCCCTGGCTCAGGGCGCTCGGGCCCTGGCTGCGGTTGCGCCGTGGGCTGCTGGTCCTGCGCCTGGCAGAGCGGGCCGCAGGTGGGGAAGCGCCCAGCCTCGAGGACTGGCTGTGTTGCGAATACCTGGCCGAGGCCACCGAGTCCTCTATGGGCCAGGCCCTGGCGCTGCTGTGGGACTGA